The genomic window ACGGTGACGCTCGTCGTGCCGCCGCGCGCACCGGTGCCGCAGCCGTCACCGCGGTCATCGTCGCCGTCTACATCGTCGCCTCACTCCGCGGCGCCACCCGCCGCCGCGGCCACACCGAGCGCCGGTACGACGCGGGCCGGGACGCCGTTCACCGGCGCGCCGGGTTCGTCCGGCACCGCGGGCGGCACGGGTTCCGGCGCATCGCCGGGGTTGAGCGGCGCCGACGCATCGGGCGCCTCAAGCAACGCCGTGGCGCCCGCACCGCCGGCGGCTGCGCCGGTGGTGCTTCCTCCCCGGGTCATCTCGACACCCGGCACTTCATATCCGGGCGACGCCTTCCGCTTGACGGTGCGCCGTCAGGACCTCGGCGCCGCCGCGGCCGTCGAGGGAAGCGAAGGCGTGGTGGCGATTCGCGCGCTGGTGCTCGCGACGGGGGACGTGCGCAGCGTCGAGGTGACCGCGTCGTCCGGGTCGGACGCCCTCGACCGGGCGGCGGTGGACGCCGTCCGCGGTTGGCGGTTCGCGCCGGCCACGCGCGACGGCGCGCCGATCGCCGCGTATGTGGTCCTGCGGATTCGCTACGTGGTGCGCTGAGTCGCGCTGAGGCCGGTGCGGCGCCGTTCCACGGCGCGCGCCGCGTCGTAGATTCCGAAGAGGGCGAGCGAATATCCGAGATCGCTCAGCACCGTGTTGCCGAAGAATGGAATTCCCGCGATGAACGAGGCGGCGAGCCCGGCGGCCGTATGCGGATAGAGCGGACCGGTCCACTCCCCGAGGTTGGTGATCAGGTAGAACACTACCGCGGACGCGAGCGCGGCGCCGGCCACCCGCCCGACGGACCGGCGGTGCAGCGCCAGCCGGCCCAGGATGACGATCACGGCGTAGGCCGCGTACACCCAGACCATGCCCGGGCCGTAGAAGCCCAGCACCGCGTCGGACAGCGCGACGGCGGCAAGCGGCACGGCGAACGCCCACACACCGGGGAGCACCGCGCCGCCGAACAGCGCGAGCGCATCCATCGGTTGAAAGTTCGAGGCGTGCGGGACCAGCCGCAGCAGGACGGCGGCCGCGACCAGCCCGTAGGGCAGCGTGCCGAGCCAGGCCGGGCGATCCGGAGTAGTGCGCGATCTCACCCGATCATCACCGGCTGGGGGGTTCTGGTATCGGCGGCGTGAATCCTTTGCCCCGATTGAGGCGCGGCCCACGCTCCGCGGCGCGCGTTCTGATGATCCAGGGCACGGCGTCGCACGCCGGCAAGAGCACCCTGGCGGCCGCGCTGTGCCGCGTTTTCGCGCGCGACGGATGGCGCGTGGCGCCGTTCAAGGCGCAGAACATCTCGCTCAACGCAGCGGTGACGCCCGGCGGCGGCGAGATCGGCGTCGCGCAGGCCGTGCAGGCGCGCGCCGCGGGCGTCGAGCCGGCCGTCGAGATGAACCCGGTGCTCGTGAAGCCGGCGCCCGCGGGCCGCACGCAGGTCGTGGTGCTCGGCCGCGCGTCGGCCGTCCCGCTCGGCCGCGGGGAGCTGTGGCGCGCGATCACGCAGTCCCTCGATCGCCTGCGCGCGGCCTGCGACGTGGTCGTGATCGAGGGCGCCGGCTCCCCGGCCGAAGTCAATCTGCGCGCCGCCGACCTGACGAACATGCGGCTCGCGCGCTACGCGCGCGCCCCCGTGCTGATTGTGGGCGACATCGACCGCGGCGGGGTCTTCGCGGCGCTCGCGGGCACGACGGCACTCCTCGACCGGGCGGATCGTGCGCTCGTCCACGGCTTCATGATCAACAAGTTTCGTGGCGACGCGAAAACGCTGCGGCCCGCGCTGCGCGATCTGGAAGCGCGGACGCGCCGCCCGGTGCTCGGCGTCGTTCCGTACGCGCCGGCGTGGCGCCTGCCGGAAGAGGACGCCGTGGCCTTGGATCGGTTCCGCGCGCCGTCTGGGCCGCCCTCGGACGGGGTGGACGAGCCGTCGCTCGAGATCGCCGTCGTGCAGCTTCCCTACATTTCGAACTTCGACGAGTTCGACGCGCTCGAGCAAGAGGCGGGGGTGCGCGTCCGGTACGTGCGGCCCGGCGCGCGCCTCGGACGGTCTGATCTCGTGATTCTGCCGGGCAGCAAATCGACCGCCGCCGACCTCGCGGTGCTGCGCCGGTCCGGGCTCGCCGACGCGGTGCGGGAAGCGGCGGTGTCGGGCACCCCGGTGCTCGGGATCTGCGCCGGCTACCAGATGTTGGGCCGGCGGATCGACGATCCGCGCGGCGTCGAGTCGGACCGCGCATCGGTCGACGGCCTCGGCCTGCTGCCGCACGTCACCACGTTCGCGCGGACCAAGCGCACGGCGCGGGTGCGGGTTCGCGTCGGCGGCGCGCCGCCGCACCGCGGGGGCCTCGCCGGTTCGTGGCCCGCCCTCGAAGCGCCGGGCTATGAGATCCATATGGGCCACAGCACGGCGGCCGGCCCGGCATGGGTGCGCGTCGTCGAGCGCGGCGGCCGGCGGTGCGACGAGCCGGCAGGCGCGGCGTCTCCGGACGGCCTGGTCTGCGGCACCGTGGTGCACGGCCTATTCGAGGACGCGGCCGTGCGCTACGCGCTGCTGGAGACGCTCTGGCGCCGCCGCGCTCCGGCGGCGGGCCCGGGCGGACGGCGCGAAGCGCGGCGGGCGCTCACGCTCGATGAGCGGCTGGACGGCCTCGCGGATCTCGTCGGCCGGCACCTCGATCTGGACCGCGTCCGCGCGATCGCGGGCCTGCCGCGGCGGTAGGTCCGTCGACCGGGCACAGGAACCGCGTCCCCCCGGCACAAACCCCGTACCTATGCCGTTCCTCGCCGTGATTACCGACCACGACTTCCCGAACCTCGACGACGAGGAGGAGGTGCTCCGGCCGCTCGGCATCGAGTTGCGCGTCGCCGACGCGAAGGACCGCCGCGCCTTTCTCGTGGAGGTGGCGGCCGCCGATGTGCTGATGAATGAGTATGCGCCGCTGAGCGCCGAGACGATCGGCGCGGCACAGCGCTGCCTCGCGATCGTGCGGTACGGCGTCGGCGTGGACACGGTGGATCTCGCGGCGGCGACCAAGGCCGGCATCTGCGTGGCGAACGTGCCGGACTACGGGACACAGGAAGTCGCTCTCCACGCGTTCTCCCTGCTCCTGGCCGTACACCGCTGGCTGCGCACGTACGACGCGGGGATCCGGGCGGGCCGCTGGCCGGCCGGACCGTCCGTCACCCCGCCGATCCGGCGCATCCACGGGCTCACCCTCGGCATCGTTGGCTTCGGGCGCATCGGTCGCTCCGTGGCCGCCTACGCGGCGCCGCTCGGCATGCACCTGCTCACGTTCGATCCGTACGTCTCGCGCACGGCCGCGGCGGAGGCGGGCGCGACGCTCGTCGACTACCCGACCCTGTTGCGCCAGTCCGACATGCTTTCGTTCCACGCGCCGCTCGGCTCGGATACCCGGCATCTGCTCGGCGAGGAAGAGCTCCGGATGGTGAAGCCGACCGCGGTCGTCGTCAACACGTCGCGCGGCGCGCTGATCGACACGCTCGCGCTCGCGCGGGCGCTGCGCGAGGGGCGTCTGGCCGGCGCCGGCCTTGACGTGTTCGAGAGCGAGCCGCTTGCGGCCGACCATCCGCTCCGTGAAACACCGAACACGATCCTGACCCCGCACGTCGCCTGGTACAGTGAAGAGGCCCGGCGCGCTCTCAAGCGCAGCGTGGCCGAGGAAGTGGCGCGCGTCGCGCGCGGTGAGTGGCCGCGGTCGCTGGTGAATCAGGACGTTAAAGCGCACGCGCGTCTCACCCGGGGCCGCTAGCATTTTCCTCAGTTCTCCTGGCAATCTCCACGAGTTCTTCACACGAGTTTTCTATATTGGTCTCGTGACTCGCCCTCTTTGTTAGATGCGAACGTACGATGGGTACTAGGTTAGTGAGGTGACTCTGCCATGATGAAATTCCTGACGACGGCCCTCGGTGGCCTCACGATTGCGACGATCACGAGCCTCGCACTCCTGCCCGGCCATGCGATGCTCGGCACGCAGCAGCCGCAGGCACAGGCGCCCGTGTCGGTGATCGCCGATCCGGGTCCGACGGCCGCGATGCCGGCTCCTGCGCCCGTCGCCGCCCCGGCCCCCATGCCCGTGCCTCCCGTGGTTGCCGCACCGGCTGTGACACATGCGGCTCCGGCGGTCTCCCGGCCTGCGCCGATTGCCCGTTCGGTTCCGCGTCCAGCCGCTCCGGCGGCCGGGCCGGCGCCCGCGGCGAATCCGATGGGCGGCATGGCCGGCGCCGGCGCCATTACGCAGTTGCTTCTCAATATGCCGCAGGTGCTTCAGGGCGGACAGGGTGGTCAGGAGGTCGGCCCCGGCGGTCCCGGCGGCTGGGGCCCGCCCGGACAGCGCGGCCGCGTCTATCGCCGGCATCACGACGGCGGTGACGGCAACGGAAACGGCGGCGTCGATGTCCCCGAGCGGTAAGTTCGGCTAGAACCGCTTCGATTAACCGAAACAACGTGACGGCCGCGGGCTTACGCCGCGGCCGTCACGTGCGTTTATTCGCTTTCCGCGCGACCTTTGACCGGTTCGGTGCGTTTAGAACTTCAGAATCGGGAGCTGCTGCATGTCGGGACCGCTCCCGGGCGGCGCCTGCGGGAACCCCGGCACCTGCGGACCGCCATACGGCTGCATGTAGAAGAACTCGGGGTTGCCGCCGTTCCGCGGCATGGGCCCGGGCCGCAACTGGTACAGCCGGCCCTGGTAGAAGAACAGCACTCTGTCGCAATCCTGCTGCGAGCCGGTGCCCGGGAAGGGCGCCTGGCTCGGGACGTTACCCGGCTGATTCAGGGGCGGCACCGGCACGAACTCGCGCGGGTTGAGCGGCGCGCCCTGCGCCGGCCGCACGACGAGCGCCATCCGGACCTGCGTGCCGCCGTGATGGCGGGTCCACGCCATCGCCGCCGTTCCGACGGCAAGCGTCGCGGCCACCGCGCCGATTGCGATGCCTAGTGCGAACGTGCGGACCGTGCGCCCATCCATGGACTGCCAGCCTCCCAGGGCTCAAGTGAACGTATGCTATCACAGCAAAGCGTGCCTTTCCTGCCCTAGTATCCATTGTCCCAGGCTGCGTCGGCCGCCTGTGTTAGAATGAAGGCCGAGGTGATCGTGGGTGGCGTTGGTCTTCACATTTCCGTGCGGCCGCTGCGGCAAGAAATACAGCATCTACTACCCGAAGAAATTTATTTACTCGGTCTACGGCACCGGGACGCCCGCCCAGGGCGAGCGCGAAGACGCCGAGGAACAGGCCTCCGGCGCGATCGAGGCCGCGAGGCAGCACGCGGAAACCTCCGGCAACGTCTGGGTCGATGCGAGCCAGGTCACCAAGATCACGTGCACCTGCGGCAAGAACCTCGATCTCAACATCGCGAACCACCCGCGGGTGCCGCAGCGCAAGGCGCAGACCGCGGTTCGTCAAACCGGCGTGATCGCGTTCCCGACCGTCCGCAGGGCGGCGCATGGGCCGGCCCCACAGGACGACGGCGCGCACGGTCCCGCCGTCACGCCGGGCGCCTCGGAGCCTCCCCGACGACCAGACGTGTGATCTTCACGCCGCGCGGCGTGACCTCCGCCTCGTATTCCACGGGTTCGCCGGGCTCGAGCCGGCGCCGACCGGCGCGGCGCACGATCCGCCGGTGGACGAACACATCCCGTCCCTCCGCGTCGATCACGAAGCCGTAGCCCATCCGGCTGTCGAACCACTTCACAACCCCGCGTTCCACGGTGGTGCTGCATTGGGCGGTACCATTGCACGGTCCTGCGGTTTCGCGCGCTCTCAGGCGCTAGGTCCCTTCGAGCTCCGCGGGGCCACTCGCCCGGCGGAGCTCCGCCGGGGGCGTGAGTCCGTTCAGGATCGCATCGACGGAGTCCGCGACGTTGCGGTGCACCACGAACAGGTCACGGCGCGCCAGCTCGACGACGCGGTCGAACGCCGGCGGCTCGGTGCGCTCGAGGATCGTATGCCGGGTGGCGCCTCGGCGCATCGCGTCGTCCGCCGTCAGTACGATCGGCCGGGGCTGGCCGATGAGGCATGCGAGGTCCGGATTGAACACCACGTCCTGAAGCCGGCGGCCGTGCGCGGTCGCCACCACCTGCACCCCGCGGCGTGCCATCGTCCGGACCACGCGCGCGTCCGTTTCAAACCCGATCTCGTCAACGACCAGCGACTGCGCGCCGTGGTTGATGACCGCCTGCAGCACAAGGTGCGCCTGCCGCTCGCCGGGTGGGGCGGGCCGGGACGGGTCGAAGAGCGGGACCTGGAGCCGCCGCGCGCCCCCGATCGCCGCGTGCGGCACGCGGCCGTCTCCGCCGATTTCGTTGCTGGTGTCGGCGATCACGACGCGCCGCCCGATCTGATCCGCCAGCGCCGCGGCCGCGCCGCGCAGCACGGTCGTTTTGCCGACGCCCGGCGGCCCGACGAGCAAGATGTGATGACCCTCCGCGAGGAGATCCGCGATCGGCTCCGCCGCACCGGCGACCGCGCGGCCGACGCGGAACGTGAAGCCGACGATCTCGTGGTAGCGGTCGCGCACGCAGGCGATGCGGTGGAGGGTGCGCTCGATGCCCGTGCGGTTGTCTTCCCGAAACCGTGTGACCCGGCCGATCACGTATTGGATGTCGTCGGTGGTGACTTCCCGCGGGGCGAGCGAGACCGCGGCGCCGTCGGTGAACCGGAGGTGGGGGGGTCGCCCCAAGTCCGCGACGATCTCTTCCAAATCTTCGCCGCTGCGCGGCGCGACGCCGGCCGCGATCCACCGCGGCATGAGCGCGAGCAGGGCGTCGACGTCCGGCACGCGACGGGGCCGGTCCGGCGCGGACCCGGTCAGGGTGCCGCCGTCACCGGCAGGCGGTCCAGCCCGCTGAACGTCGCCTGGAGGACGATCGGCACCGGCGCCGCCGGGGCGGTGCCGGTGCGCGCTGCGGGGGCGTTGACGTGGTCGGCGGACTCGTCGGCGCCGGCCGGGAACAGGGCGAGGATCAGCTCGACCCGGCGGGCCGACGGTACGGCGATGTGGATCACTCCCGTCTCTGTCGCGCCCCGTGGAATGACATCGGGCCTCCCGCGGTCGACGCTGTCGCGCCCCATGCCGTAGGCCGCGGGCCGGCCGTCCGCGCGCACGAGCACCGAGGACGGTTTGATGACGAGATCGCCCCCGGCGCCGTTGGTGATCTCGTACCCCAACAGAATGCCGCTGCGCGTTCGAGTCGCGTGGAACGCGGCGGTCACGCCGCCGACCGCTTCGCGCAGGTCGAGCACCGCGGGCGACGGACCGCCCGGTGCCGCCCCGGCGGCGGCCGGCGGCGCCGGCGGGGACGACGGCGATGGGGCCGCCGGCGGGGACGACGGTCTCCGTGTGTCCGTCGGGGCGGCTGCGGGCGCCGGAGCGTGCGGCCGCGTGACGACGAACACTACGTCCGCCGTACGCTGGCCCGGACCGATGTCGAGATTCCAAATGGTGGTGACGTCCCCGAGCCAGAGCACCATGTTCGTCGTACCGGTGTCGGACAGCGGCTGCAGCACGACGTCGAAGACATCCGGCCCGCGGCGCACCGGCGCCGCGGTGATCACGCGGGGGTCGCCGATCGCGACCGTGTCGATGCGCCGGTCGGCCCTCACGATGAGCGCGAAACCGGGCTGCAGGTGAAGCGACGTGCGTATCGTCGGCGAGGTCGCGTAGACGGTCAGCGCGGGCAGCGCCGCGAACGCCGGACGCAGGAGCGGCAGGGCCGCGACACCGGCGGCGCAGACCAGCGCCGCCGTGATCCTCAGCCGCGCTCTCGCAGAAACTGCTCCATGCGCTCCGTGCCCCACTGCGAGATGTTGCGGCCTTCCATCAACAACTTGCTCTTGAGCCGGCGGATCTTGTCCTGCTCGATGGGCACGGCGATCGCCGCCAACGTGCTCCGATCGACGCCCTTGAAGAAGCGGAGACCTCCGGTGGCGGGCTGGCGCGTGCGGTGCGCAATGACCTCTTCGTCCACCCAATGCCGGATCACGTCCTGCATCAGGCGGCCCTCGAGGATCAGACGGGCCCGAAACCGCCGATGCAGCTCCTTCGGAACGTGGATGCCCATCTTGGCCTCGCCGCGCGCCCTCACGTCGCCCGCCTGGCGCTCGGCGCGTATCCGTCCGCGCATGCCGGCCCTCCTGCGAGACTGATGTCAGAACATCTATAATTTTAGATGAACCAACATCAATCCGCAAGTCGCCGGCCGGCGCTCAGTGCACCCCCCGGGCGCGCCGCCCGCGCAATGTGCGCGCGATGTCACGCAGGTGTCGAAGCGTCACGACGTGCAATCGGGCAACCTGCACTACGATGATCGCGGGGTCTTCCCCGTTCTCGGCCAAGCATTCCATCATCGAGCAGAACAGGGCCTGCGGCAGCCGCGTCGCGCAGTCGAGGGCTTCCTCCACCGTCAGCGTCCCCGTGCGCTCCGCGCCCTTGACCTGATCCCACAACTTGTCGAAGAGCAACGCCGCATCTCCCGGCGGTGCGTTTCGTGTCCCGATGGTACGTGCGTCCCGGCACCGCGACAAGCAACGTCGAGGACTCGCGGAGTTGACAGAGAGGACCGCGGGCCGTGGGTCTCCGGTCGACGGCGCCCTCAGCATATGGCCCGCGCGACCGCGAGATGCGGTTTACTTACGGCGGTTTACTTACGGCGCGCTTCTATATAGTTTCACTTGACAGATGTGGCAGGGTACTGTAGAAACTGAATTGCCACAGTTGTCAGACGGCCGAGGGTGGGACGGTCCTGAGTTCGGGGCACCCCGCATGACACTGGGACAGAAGATCCGTGCCGCCCGCCTCGAACAGCGGCTAACCCAGGAACAACTGGGCGGTCGCGATTTCTCGAAGAGCTACATCTCGGAGCTCGAGCGCGACCACCGCACGCCTCGCCTGACCACACTCAAGATCCTCGCGCGGCGGCTCAACCGGCCGCTCTCCTATTTCCTCGACGGCGTCACCGAGGACCGGGAGGCCGAGGCGTTCCTGATGGTCGGCCTCGCGTATCTCCACGCCGAAGCGCTCGCCGAGGCGTCGGCGTGGCTGAAGCGGGCGAACGACGCCGCGTCCGGCGACGGCGACGACCTGCTGCATGCGCGCATCGAGCTAGCCCTCGCCTGTCTGGACCAGCGGAACGGACACGACCTGCGGGCGTGGCGGCGTGCGGAGCGGGTGGTTCGCGCGGTGGCGCACACCGGAGACCGCGAGACGCTTGTGCGGGGGCAGGCGTGCCTCGGCCGCAGCAAACTCGCTGCCGGCGACCCTGCGTCGGCGGCATGGACGTTCGAGGCGGCCCTCCACCTTCTTTCCGGGCCCGAGGGCGATCCGTCGCCCGCGGCGGCGCTGCACTATTACCTCGGAGTCGCGCGCGAGCGCATGGGGCAGACGGCTGAAGCGGCCGATGCTTACCGCCAGGCGCTCGGCGCCGGCCAGTCGTTCGCCGATCCGGAGCACGCCGGCGGCCGGCATGCCCGTCGGGCGGCGGCCGCCGCGCAGGACGGTTCCTATGAAGCGGCGATCGCGCACGCCGGCGAAGCCATTGCGGTCTACGATACCGTGCAGCACCGGCGGCGGCTCGCGGACATTCACTGGCAGCTCGGCGATCTCGAGGCGCAGGCGGAGCGGTGGACCGAGGCTCGGCGGCACTACTCGGCCAGCATCGCGATGTACGGGGCGGCGCGGCAGGTTCGAGGCGCGGCGCGGACCCTGGGAGCGTTCGTCGATGCGGTGCACGCCCATCTTCGAGCCGACGTCCTGCAAACGATCGGCGAGGCCGCGCTCGCTCTGTTTCCCGACGACGACGGCGCGCCCGCTGAGGACCGTGCCGCCACACTCTGGCTTCGCGGTACGATTCAGCGAATGCTGGGCCGGATGGATCTCGCCCGCCTGTCCCTGATGGAAAGCCTCCGCCTTTTTGACGGCCTCCGCCGTCTCGGCGAGGCGAAGACGATACGCCGCGAACTGGCGCTGCTCGCGGTCGAGTCGGACGACCTCGCGACGGCGCGCGAGTACCTCGCCGTCCTCCGGGAAACGTCCGAGGCCTATCACGCACCGGTGATCCTCTAAGACGGACGGAGGATCGGTTACCGGATTTCCCGCTCCGTTCTGATCCAGAGTCCAGGGATCACCCGGAAGGACGCCCGCCCCGCCGAATCAAAGAAGCCGCGCCGGGAGCTCCGTCACGGCGGACCGCTCCGCATTCCGGTCTCGAAGGGGGAGAACTGAATGCGCTGCCCGTCGTGCGGGGCGGAGAACGATGCTCGAGACCGGTTTTGCACCCACTGTGGGTCGCCGCTGAACCCCGCGGCCGCGCTTCCGCGGCCCGCGCCCCCGCCGCCGCCCGCCACCCATCGCAACCACGGCGCCCTTCGCGCCGCCGAACTCCGCCTCGAGCGGCTGGCCGGCACGCAAGACCTCGAGGGCTTCAGCTTCCGCGAGATGTTCGGCGAGGTCTTCAAGCACCGGACCACGGACGAGATGGACGACTATCTCGTCGCGGGAACGAAGCGGACGACACCCGATCTCGGGGAGGTGAAGGCGGCGTGGCCCCGCCCGTGGCTGTTTATCCGCGTGCTGGCGTTTGTCGCGCTGCTCTACGCCGGCCTGGCGTTCGCGGCGTTCAACTTCGGCAACGTCTTCGCGATTCCGGGCATGCTCACGATCGGCGCGCTCGCCGTGCCGCTCGCCACGCTCTTTTTGTTTTTCGAGTTCAACGCGCCGCGGAACGTTCCGTTCCACACTACGTTGATGCTGATGGCGTTCGGGGGCGTGTTCTCGATCGTCGTCGCGTTGTTCGGGTACCAGGTCTCCAACCTCAACTGGCTCGGCGCCTCGAGCGCGGGGATCGTCGAGGAGAGCGGAAAACTCCTCGTGGTTGCCCTGCTCATGCACCAGGCGAGGTACAAGTACATCCTGAACGGCCTGCTCTTCGGCGCGGCGGTCGGCGCCGGCTTCGCGTGGTTTGAGAGTGCGGGATACGCGTTCGCCTACCTCTTGAAGACGCAGTCGCTCCTCGCCGCGGCGAATGAGACGCAGGTGCGCGCGCTCCTCTCGCCGTTCGCGCACGTGGCGTGGACGGCGATCGCGGCCGGCGCACTGTGGAGGGCGAAGGGCGACGCGCCCATGACCCTAAAGCCGTTCATGGACGCGACCTTCTGGAGGGCGTTTCTGATCCCGGTCGCCCTGCATATGCTGTGGGACTCTCCGATCCCCCCGCTCCTGGACGTCAAGTACGTGGCCATTGGGGTGGTCGCCTGGTTTGTCGTGCTGGGCTTGGTGCAGCAGGGACTTTGGCAGGTGCGCGACGGACAGCGTACGTCCGCCGCGGCCCCGGCGGCGGTCGGGGTCGTGGGCGGCGAATCGTGATAATGCGCGGCCCGTTGATCGGGATGGGCCGGAGGGGGAGTCGGCGATGTTCTGCGGTTCGTGCGGCAAGCCGCTTGCCGAAGGGGTGAAGTTCTGTCCCGAGTGCGGCGCGCCCGTCCGGAGGGCGCCGGCGGTACCGGAGCCTTCTGCGCCGGCGCCGCAGCCAACCGCGGCGCCGGTCGTCTCGGTGCCTGTTCCTCAGTCCGCGCCCGCGGCCGCCGCGGCGGCGCCGGCGATGGCGGCGGCAGCCGCCAAGAACATCGAGCAGGCGCTGATGGTCGCGCCGATTCTGTTGGCGGTCGGCGCGGGGCTGGTCGTCATGACCGGCGATTTGCTGAACTTCCTGTTCGTTCTCGGGGTTGCAGCGGTCGCCTACGCCGTGGGCTACAAGAACTACAAGGACGGCAAGTTGAAGGAGGCAAAAACCGGCGCCCTGATCATGGGGATGGTTGTCGGGGTCTTTTTCCTCATCAGCGCCGGCCAGGGCAACATGATCTTCACGCTGCTGGACGCGGTCTCCGCGGCGGCGCTGATCTTCGCGTCCACAAAGCTCCCGTAGTCATGCCGTGATCGACGTCGACGGCGCCCGGCGTGATACGCCGGGCTGCGAGCCGGTGCGCGCCTCGGTACACTACGACGACACGGAGGACGAGGTGGAGCGCTTCGGCCGGATGCTGGCCCGGATTACTTCCGCCTCGCGGTCCTCCCGAGCGCAACGCCCTCGCGAAGGGCCTCTACCAGCCGCGCCGTGTCGCCCGGCCCTTTCCACGTGGCCCACTGGATCGGATTCAAGTAGTCGCTGAGCGGCGGTTGGAGGGGCCCGAGGGCGCCGACCAGCACCGGCAGCGTGACCGGGCGGCCGCCGTGCGCCTGCGCGAGGCGATGCGCCGTTTCGAGCTCGGTGAGCAGTTTCCAGCTGCTGCCCGAACGCTCCGAGAGAAAGACGATCAGGGCGTCCGCGTCGCCGAGCCGCTCTTCGATCCACTTCGCCCGCGTGGCGCCCACGGGCATCATCGCATCGACGGAGAATTCGCACTCCGCCGCGAGCGCCGCGAGCACGTCCTGTACCGCCGGCGCCCCGGCATCGTCGCAGCTGACAAAGACGCGCGCGCGCCTCACGTGCCGTCTGGCCCCTGCCTCCGGGACCCGGCGCGCGATCACCATCGTGCCCTGCACGTTGCGCCCCGACATCATCGGCGTCTGGGCGCCGCCGCGCATGCCGTCGCTGACGTACCGATAGAGCTCGGGCACTGTGACGTTGCCGTTTTCGTCTGGTTTCGCGCCGTGGTGGATGCCGTCGATGAGATATCCCGTGAACGCGCTGTACGGCGCGTCCGCGCGCTCCTTCGCGACCTGGTAACCCGTGGACGCGGAGAGGATGTAGGTCCCGCGTCCCTCGGCGGCGAGCGTTTTCAGCTGGTCGTCCACGCCGCCGCTCTTGTACGTCGCGTCCGCCGC from bacterium includes these protein-coding regions:
- a CDS encoding energy transducer TonB, with protein sequence TVTLVVPPRAPVPQPSPRSSSPSTSSPHSAAPPAAAATPSAGTTRAGTPFTGAPGSSGTAGGTGSGASPGLSGADASGASSNAVAPAPPAAAPVVLPPRVISTPGTSYPGDAFRLTVRRQDLGAAAAVEGSEGVVAIRALVLATGDVRSVEVTASSGSDALDRAAVDAVRGWRFAPATRDGAPIAAYVVLRIRYVVR
- a CDS encoding DUF6580 family putative transport protein; translated protein: MRSRTTPDRPAWLGTLPYGLVAAAVLLRLVPHASNFQPMDALALFGGAVLPGVWAFAVPLAAVALSDAVLGFYGPGMVWVYAAYAVIVILGRLALHRRSVGRVAGAALASAVVFYLITNLGEWTGPLYPHTAAGLAASFIAGIPFFGNTVLSDLGYSLALFGIYDAARAVERRRTGLSATQRTT
- a CDS encoding cobyric acid synthase, translated to MIQGTASHAGKSTLAAALCRVFARDGWRVAPFKAQNISLNAAVTPGGGEIGVAQAVQARAAGVEPAVEMNPVLVKPAPAGRTQVVVLGRASAVPLGRGELWRAITQSLDRLRAACDVVVIEGAGSPAEVNLRAADLTNMRLARYARAPVLIVGDIDRGGVFAALAGTTALLDRADRALVHGFMINKFRGDAKTLRPALRDLEARTRRPVLGVVPYAPAWRLPEEDAVALDRFRAPSGPPSDGVDEPSLEIAVVQLPYISNFDEFDALEQEAGVRVRYVRPGARLGRSDLVILPGSKSTAADLAVLRRSGLADAVREAAVSGTPVLGICAGYQMLGRRIDDPRGVESDRASVDGLGLLPHVTTFARTKRTARVRVRVGGAPPHRGGLAGSWPALEAPGYEIHMGHSTAAGPAWVRVVERGGRRCDEPAGAASPDGLVCGTVVHGLFEDAAVRYALLETLWRRRAPAAGPGGRREARRALTLDERLDGLADLVGRHLDLDRVRAIAGLPRR
- a CDS encoding C-terminal binding protein, yielding MPFLAVITDHDFPNLDDEEEVLRPLGIELRVADAKDRRAFLVEVAAADVLMNEYAPLSAETIGAAQRCLAIVRYGVGVDTVDLAAATKAGICVANVPDYGTQEVALHAFSLLLAVHRWLRTYDAGIRAGRWPAGPSVTPPIRRIHGLTLGIVGFGRIGRSVAAYAAPLGMHLLTFDPYVSRTAAAEAGATLVDYPTLLRQSDMLSFHAPLGSDTRHLLGEEELRMVKPTAVVVNTSRGALIDTLALARALREGRLAGAGLDVFESEPLAADHPLRETPNTILTPHVAWYSEEARRALKRSVAEEVARVARGEWPRSLVNQDVKAHARLTRGR
- a CDS encoding cold shock domain-containing protein yields the protein MKWFDSRMGYGFVIDAEGRDVFVHRRIVRRAGRRRLEPGEPVEYEAEVTPRGVKITRLVVGEAPRRPA
- a CDS encoding pilus assembly protein N-terminal domain-containing protein, with product MGHGAHGAVSARARLRITAALVCAAGVAALPLLRPAFAALPALTVYATSPTIRTSLHLQPGFALIVRADRRIDTVAIGDPRVITAAPVRRGPDVFDVVLQPLSDTGTTNMVLWLGDVTTIWNLDIGPGQRTADVVFVVTRPHAPAPAAAPTDTRRPSSPPAAPSPSSPPAPPAAAGAAPGGPSPAVLDLREAVGGVTAAFHATRTRSGILLGYEITNGAGGDLVIKPSSVLVRADGRPAAYGMGRDSVDRGRPDVIPRGATETGVIHIAVPSARRVELILALFPAGADESADHVNAPAARTGTAPAAPVPIVLQATFSGLDRLPVTAAP
- a CDS encoding helix-turn-helix transcriptional regulator, yielding MTLGQKIRAARLEQRLTQEQLGGRDFSKSYISELERDHRTPRLTTLKILARRLNRPLSYFLDGVTEDREAEAFLMVGLAYLHAEALAEASAWLKRANDAASGDGDDLLHARIELALACLDQRNGHDLRAWRRAERVVRAVAHTGDRETLVRGQACLGRSKLAAGDPASAAWTFEAALHLLSGPEGDPSPAAALHYYLGVARERMGQTAEAADAYRQALGAGQSFADPEHAGGRHARRAAAAAQDGSYEAAIAHAGEAIAVYDTVQHRRRLADIHWQLGDLEAQAERWTEARRHYSASIAMYGAARQVRGAARTLGAFVDAVHAHLRADVLQTIGEAALALFPDDDGAPAEDRAATLWLRGTIQRMLGRMDLARLSLMESLRLFDGLRRLGEAKTIRRELALLAVESDDLATAREYLAVLRETSEAYHAPVIL
- a CDS encoding PrsW family glutamic-type intramembrane protease gives rise to the protein MRCPSCGAENDARDRFCTHCGSPLNPAAALPRPAPPPPPATHRNHGALRAAELRLERLAGTQDLEGFSFREMFGEVFKHRTTDEMDDYLVAGTKRTTPDLGEVKAAWPRPWLFIRVLAFVALLYAGLAFAAFNFGNVFAIPGMLTIGALAVPLATLFLFFEFNAPRNVPFHTTLMLMAFGGVFSIVVALFGYQVSNLNWLGASSAGIVEESGKLLVVALLMHQARYKYILNGLLFGAAVGAGFAWFESAGYAFAYLLKTQSLLAAANETQVRALLSPFAHVAWTAIAAGALWRAKGDAPMTLKPFMDATFWRAFLIPVALHMLWDSPIPPLLDVKYVAIGVVAWFVVLGLVQQGLWQVRDGQRTSAAAPAAVGVVGGES